Proteins from one Nicotiana tabacum cultivar K326 chromosome 23, ASM71507v2, whole genome shotgun sequence genomic window:
- the LOC107823196 gene encoding hsp70-Hsp90 organizing protein 3, producing MADEAKAKGNAAFSAGNFTDAITHFTEAINLSPTNHVLYSNRSAAYASIGKYSDALSDAQKTVDLKSDWAKGYSRLGAAHLGLHHYDEAVSAYKKGLEIDPNNEALKSGLSDAQAAQARSRGPASSANPFGDAFSGPEMWAKLTADSSTRAYLNQPDFVNMMKDIQKNQNNLNLYLKDQRVMQALGVLLGVKLSTRMPEEEDAEMPEPSPERKRPAEEEKKRPEPEPEPEPMEVGEEEKEIKERKAKAQKEKEAGNAAYKKKDFETAIQHYSKAIELDDEDISFITNRAAVYLEMGKYEDCIKDCDQAVERGRELRSDFKMIARALTRKGTALAKMAKSSKDFEVAIEVFQKALTEHRNPDTLKKLNDAEKARKELEQQEYFNPQIADEEREKGNQFFKEMKYPEAVKHYTESIKRNPKDPRAYSNRAACYTKLAALPEGLKDAEKCIELDPTFVKGYTRKGAVQFFMKEYEKAMETYQEGLKHDPQNQELLDGVKRCVEQINRGSRGDLTPEELKERQAKGMQDPEIQNILTDPVMRQVLTDFQENPKAAQDHMKNPLVMNKIQKLINAGIVQVK from the exons ATGGCCGACGAAGCTAAGGCCAAGGGTAACGCCGCCTTCTCCGCCGGCAATTTCACCGACGCTATTACCCACTTCACTGAAGCCATCAATCTTTCACCAACTAATCACGTTCTTTACTCCAACCGATCTGCTGCTTACGCATCCATCGGAAAATATTCCGACGCTTTATCCGATGCTCAAAAAACAGTTGACCTAAAATCCGACTGGGCTAAAGGCTACTCTCGTCTTGGCGCGGCACACTTAGGTCTTCACCATTACGACGAAGCCGTTTCTGCTTACAAGAAGGGCCTTGAAATTGATCCAAATAACGAGGCCTTAAAATCTGGCCTTTCTGATGCTCAGGCAGCTCAGGCCCGATCTCGTGGCCCGGCTAGTTCCGCGAACCCTTTTGGTGATGCGTTTTCCGGGCCGGAGATGTGGGCTAAGTTGACTGCGGACTCAAGTACACGGGCTTACTTGAACCAGCCCGATTTTGTTAACATGATGAAAGATATTCAGAAGAATCAGAATAATCTAAACCTTTATCTGAAAGATCAGAGAGTAATGCAAGCGCTTGGGGTTTTATTAGGTGTGAAATTGTCGACGAGGATGCCGGAggaggaggatgctgagatgCCGGAACCTTCGCCGGAGAGGAAGAGGCCTGCGGAGGAGGAGAAGAAACGGCCCGAACCGGAGCCGGAGCCCGAGCCAATGGAAGTGGGTGAGGAGGAGAAGGAGATTAAAGAGAGGAAAGCAAAGGCACAGAAGGAGAAGGAGGCGGGTAATGCGGCTTACAAGAAGAAGGATTTCGAGACTGCAATTCAGCATTATAGCAAGGCTATTGAGCTTGATGATGAGGATATTTCATTCATTACTAACCGTGCTGCTGTCTACTTGGAGATGGGAAAG TATGAGGATTGCATCAAAGATTGTGACCAAGCTGTTGAAAGGGGGAGAGAGCTAAGGTCAGACTTTAAAATGATTGCAAGGGCTCTGACTCGAAAGGGGACTGCCTTGGCAAAGATGGCAAAAAGTTCAAAGGATTTTGAAGTTGCAATTGAGGTTTTCCAGAAAGCCCTGACTGAACATCGCAACCCGGACACTCTGAAGAAACTCAATGATGCTGAGAAGGCGAGAAAGGAATTAGAGCAGCAAGAGTATTTCAATCCGCAAATAGCAGACGAAGAACGCGAGAAAG GAAACCAGTTCTTCAAAGAGATGAAGTATCCCGAGGCGGTTAAGCATTACACTGAATCCATAAAGAGGAATCCCAAAGACCCGAGG GCATATAGCAACCGGGCTGCTTGCTACACGAAGTTAGCTGCATTGCCTGAGGGGCTCAAGGATGCTGAGAAGTGCATTGAGCTTGATCCAACATTTGTAAAGGGCTACACCAGGAAAGGTGCTGTTCAGTTTTTCATGAAAGAGTATGAAAAAGCTATGGAAACTTACCAGGAAGGATTGAAGCATGATCCTCAGAATCAGGAACTGCTAGATGGTGTGAAGAG ATGTGTGGAGCAAATAAACAGGGGAAGCCGTGGAGATCTAACTCCAGAGGAGCTCAAAGAGAGACAG GCCAAGGGAATGCAGGATCCAGAAATTCAGAACATCCTTACAGACCCAGTAATGAGACAG GTGCTGACTGACTTCCAAGAGAACCCAAAAGCCGCACAGGATCATATGAAGAACCCTCTTGTGATGAACAAGATCCAAAAGTTGATTAATGCAGGAATTGTCCAAGTTAAATAA